A single genomic interval of Panthera uncia isolate 11264 chromosome A1 unlocalized genomic scaffold, Puncia_PCG_1.0 HiC_scaffold_17, whole genome shotgun sequence harbors:
- the THOC3 gene encoding THO complex subunit 3, translating to MAVPAAAMGPSALGQSGPGSMAPWCSVTSGPTRYVLGMQELFRGHSKTREFPAHSAKVHSVAWSCDGRRLASGSFDKTASVFLLEKDRLVKENNYRGHGDSVDQLCWHPSNPDLFVTASGDKTIRIWDVRTTKCIATVNTKGENINICWSPDGQTIAVGNKDDVVTFIDAKTHRSKAEEQFKFEVNEISWNNDNNMFFLTNGNGCINILR from the exons ATGGCGGTTCCTGCGGCGGCCATGGGGCCCTCGGCGCTGGGCCAGAGTGGTCCTGGCTCAATGGCTCCCTGGTGCTCAGTGACCAGCGGCCCAACACGCTACGTGCTGGGAATGCAGGAGCTGTTTCGCGGCCACAGCAAGACGCGCGAGTTCCCTGCGCATAGCGCCAAGGTGCACTCGGTGGCCTGGAGCTGCGACGGGCGTCGCCTTGCCTCGGGGTCCTTCGACAAGACGGCCAGCGTATTCCTGCTGGAGAAGGACCGGTTG gttaaagaaaacaattatcgGGGACATGGGGATAGTGTGGACCAGCTTTGTTGGCACCCAAGTAATCCTGACCTCTTTGTCACCGCGTCTGGAGACAAAACCATTCGCATCTGGGATGTGAGGACTACGAAATGCATTGCCACTGTGAACACTAAAG GGGAGAACATTAATATCTGCTGGAGTCCCGATGGACAGACCATTGCTGTGGGCAACAAGGATGATGTGGTGACCTTTATTGATGCCAAGACACACCGTTCCAAAGCGGAGGAGCAGTTCAAGTTTGAAGTCAATGAAATCTCTTGGAATAATGACAATAACATGTTCTTCCTGACAAATGGCAATGGTTGTATCAACATCCTCAGGTGA